The following are encoded together in the Candidatus Methylomirabilis oxygeniifera genome:
- a CDS encoding Radical SAM domain protein — MDAARSAIVPTLPCSLYLEATNRCDSGCQTCIRTFMSLEPPKDLALAELKQVVEQFPVLEWVALHGIGEPLLNRELFAMVAYLKAKGAVVLFNSNAISLTPQRALQLIGSGLDEYRVSMDAASRGTYQRIRGVDQFDRVVKNIRGLIDLQRRLGQKTPRVSLWFTAMKANIEELPAFIRLAKEIGVSEVYVQRLVCYGQGLAVGAQSLHGALHQLQEELIGEAERLAAMLEIAFTASGATTPLASLRGQDPVKRPWAGCRRPWTLSYITANGNVLPCCISPWTAQDYRSLILGNAFTEEFGKIWNGPRYQAFREAFDTDAPPDPCRGCGLLWSV, encoded by the coding sequence ATGGACGCGGCGCGATCGGCTATCGTCCCAACACTCCCCTGCTCGCTGTACCTGGAGGCCACCAACCGCTGTGACTCCGGATGTCAAACCTGCATCAGGACCTTCATGAGCCTGGAACCACCCAAGGACCTCGCCCTGGCTGAACTGAAGCAGGTCGTGGAACAGTTCCCGGTTCTGGAGTGGGTCGCCCTGCACGGGATCGGCGAACCACTTCTCAACCGCGAACTCTTCGCGATGGTCGCGTACCTGAAGGCGAAGGGGGCCGTTGTCCTCTTCAACTCCAACGCCATCAGTCTGACGCCGCAGCGTGCTCTCCAATTGATCGGGAGCGGCCTGGATGAGTATCGGGTCTCGATGGACGCGGCTTCAAGGGGCACCTATCAGCGCATTCGAGGGGTGGACCAGTTCGATCGGGTGGTCAAGAACATTCGAGGGCTAATCGACCTTCAACGTCGGCTGGGGCAGAAGACCCCTCGAGTCTCGCTCTGGTTTACGGCGATGAAAGCCAACATCGAGGAGCTTCCAGCCTTCATCCGCTTGGCCAAAGAGATCGGGGTCTCAGAGGTGTATGTCCAGCGCCTGGTGTGTTACGGTCAGGGGTTGGCCGTAGGGGCGCAGTCGCTTCACGGAGCGCTTCACCAACTGCAGGAGGAGCTCATCGGGGAGGCCGAACGTCTCGCTGCCATGCTTGAGATCGCTTTTACGGCCTCCGGGGCCACCACTCCCCTGGCCAGCCTGAGAGGCCAAGACCCGGTGAAGCGGCCATGGGCTGGGTGCCGGCGCCCCTGGACTTTAAGCTACATCACCGCCAACGGAAACGTGCTGCCGTGCTGCATCTCGCCGTGGACCGCTCAGGACTACAGGAGCCTGATACTGGGTAACGCGTTTACGGAAGAGTTCGGCAAGATCTGGAACGGCCCGCGCTATCAGGCATTCCGAGAGGCCTTCGACACCGACGCGCCTCCGGACCCCTGTCGGGGCTGCGGCCTCCTTTGGAGCGTCTAG
- a CDS encoding Radical SAM domain protein, with protein sequence MAFAVGIGLTNECNLTCPHCYRPDTVISRLTREDMTRICESIPVRSINLGVGENGLHPDFHVILADLERRSITTSITSNGLSLQVLCDEELKRFHSVEISLDFPTRQEHDTLRGEGNWRAVIKTLERCSGLGLNVTVTSVMMNVNSKKLPALAKLAASLGAYLRVNVYQPSKSNYFTLSYHEFWDGFKRLLGSARLAATTEPVLAGVLGLDGFVGPACGRSTIRVAPDGRVLPCTYWPSSRLTLDDLYRQREQIIDAEEFQQARTVPAACRGCPCGGGCAGRRALVSLHDPDPYCPFARGDKIAIDWERAGAEDLPKAGSACTTIVSAR encoded by the coding sequence ATGGCCTTTGCCGTCGGCATCGGATTGACGAACGAATGTAACCTCACATGCCCCCATTGCTACCGCCCGGACACGGTGATAAGCCGGTTGACCCGTGAGGATATGACGCGTATCTGCGAGAGTATCCCTGTACGGTCCATCAATCTGGGGGTGGGGGAGAACGGCCTGCATCCCGATTTCCACGTCATCCTGGCCGATCTTGAGCGGAGAAGCATCACGACCAGTATCACCTCGAACGGTCTGAGCCTTCAGGTCCTGTGCGATGAGGAGTTGAAGCGCTTCCACAGTGTGGAGATCTCGCTCGACTTTCCCACCAGGCAAGAGCACGATACCCTTCGAGGAGAGGGCAACTGGCGGGCAGTGATAAAGACCCTCGAGCGCTGCAGCGGTCTTGGTCTGAACGTCACGGTTACCTCGGTGATGATGAACGTCAACAGCAAGAAGCTCCCGGCTCTCGCCAAGCTCGCCGCCTCCCTTGGAGCATATCTCAGGGTCAACGTCTACCAGCCCTCGAAGAGCAATTACTTTACGCTGAGCTACCACGAGTTCTGGGATGGCTTCAAACGACTGCTGGGATCAGCTCGTCTGGCGGCCACCACGGAACCGGTTCTGGCGGGGGTCCTCGGTCTCGACGGCTTTGTCGGGCCTGCCTGCGGCCGCTCGACCATTCGCGTAGCGCCAGACGGGCGGGTCCTGCCCTGTACTTATTGGCCAAGCAGCCGCTTGACCCTCGACGACCTGTACCGGCAGCGGGAACAGATCATCGACGCGGAGGAGTTTCAACAGGCCAGGACAGTCCCCGCAGCGTGTCGAGGCTGCCCCTGCGGAGGCGGCTGTGCGGGAAGGCGAGCCCTGGTGTCGCTTCACGATCCGGATCCGTACTGCCCCTTCGCCAGGGGAGACAAGATCGCCATCGACTGGGAGCGCGCAGGCGCAGAGGATTTGCCCAAGGCAGGATCGGCGTGTACCACCATCGTCTCGGCGCGGTAA
- a CDS encoding Dolichol phosphate mannosyltransferase or dolichol phosphate beta glucosyltrandferase, producing the protein MRVSVIIPALDEEAVIGRVVSAVPKDLVQEIIVVDNGSHDRTAEVAQAAGARVVRESVRGYGAACRTGIRAAAESEIFVFCDGDGSDDPREMLAVLQPIIEDQADLVIGARTYCEAGALTLQQRVGNRLVLSLIRLLYGLRLTDLGPFRAITAEVLCDLKMEHRTYGWPVEMIVKAVKKDYRIVEVPTSCRKRIGQSKVAGTVKGSLLAGYHLLLTTLRYAWRP; encoded by the coding sequence ATGCGGGTCTCGGTGATTATTCCGGCGCTTGATGAGGAGGCGGTCATCGGCCGGGTGGTGAGTGCAGTCCCTAAAGATCTCGTTCAAGAAATCATCGTGGTGGACAACGGAAGCCATGATCGGACGGCGGAGGTCGCCCAAGCGGCCGGGGCCAGGGTCGTTAGGGAATCCGTGCGAGGCTATGGCGCAGCCTGTCGCACAGGCATCCGGGCCGCCGCAGAGTCTGAGATTTTCGTGTTTTGTGATGGCGATGGAAGCGACGATCCACGAGAGATGCTGGCTGTCCTCCAGCCAATCATCGAGGACCAGGCCGACCTGGTGATCGGCGCGCGGACCTATTGCGAGGCAGGAGCCTTGACGCTCCAGCAGCGCGTCGGGAATCGGCTGGTCCTGTCCCTCATCCGACTTCTCTACGGTCTGAGGCTCACCGACCTGGGTCCGTTCCGGGCGATCACAGCCGAGGTCCTGTGCGATTTGAAGATGGAACATCGGACCTACGGCTGGCCCGTCGAGATGATCGTCAAGGCTGTGAAAAAGGATTACCGAATCGTGGAGGTACCGACAAGTTGCCGAAAACGGATCGGACAATCGAAGGTGGCGGGAACGGTCAAGGGAAGCCTGCTGGCCGGATATCATCTGCTCCTCACCACCCTTCGCTATGCCTGGAGGCCGTAA
- a CDS encoding putative Methyltransferase type 11 (Evidence 3 : Function proposed based on presence of conserved amino acid motif, structural feature or limited homology), which translates to MDQPIASAFGEQAFAYRDYLAGPSGRLRQEITWRRLSAFLERFWNTASVPRSILDAGCGTGELALRLAQIGYQVVLLDPAEEMLSLAQCHVKALRPPPAFPPQFLQGAVEEATGLFEEGAFDLILCHFLVEYLPDPRPALAALRHILRPEGYLSLITVNRRQEPLRLAIRDQKFPEALEALTHTASSDSLFGVRRGAFEREELHTILQKAEFEVVEDGGIAIFIDYLAKEVINDRAAFESLLNLEEEGGKHHPWKDVARYLHLFARNTS; encoded by the coding sequence ATGGATCAACCGATTGCATCCGCCTTCGGGGAACAGGCTTTTGCGTACCGGGACTATCTGGCAGGCCCCTCCGGCCGCCTTCGCCAGGAGATCACCTGGCGTCGTCTGTCAGCCTTTCTTGAGAGGTTCTGGAACACGGCTTCAGTCCCCAGGAGCATCCTTGACGCAGGATGTGGAACGGGCGAGTTGGCCCTCCGCTTGGCCCAGATCGGCTACCAGGTGGTGCTGCTGGATCCTGCCGAGGAGATGCTTAGTCTCGCGCAATGCCACGTCAAGGCCTTGCGACCCCCGCCGGCCTTCCCGCCTCAGTTCCTGCAAGGGGCTGTCGAAGAGGCGACCGGTCTCTTCGAGGAAGGCGCATTCGATCTCATCCTTTGCCATTTCCTCGTCGAATATCTCCCCGATCCCCGCCCCGCCCTTGCCGCCCTTCGCCACATCCTTCGGCCTGAGGGGTACCTTTCGCTGATTACCGTCAACCGCCGGCAGGAACCGCTTCGACTGGCCATCCGCGATCAGAAGTTTCCCGAGGCCTTAGAAGCCCTCACCCATACTGCCTCCTCAGACTCCCTCTTTGGTGTCAGGCGAGGAGCGTTTGAGCGGGAGGAGCTCCATACTATCCTGCAGAAGGCGGAGTTCGAGGTCGTGGAAGACGGGGGGATCGCCATCTTTATCGACTACCTCGCAAAAGAGGTCATCAACGACCGCGCCGCGTTCGAATCGCTCCTTAATCTGGAGGAGGAAGGGGGCAAGCACCACCCTTGGAAGGATGTGGCCCGCTATCTCCACCTCTTCGCAAGGAATACCTCATGA
- a CDS encoding Predicted regulator of plasmid copy number produces MPQTTTMTVRLPAQVKARLEKLAKSTDRSKAYLASQAIEEYLDVQEWQVKAIKDAIREADSPSPVFYEHEEVQTKLKKLTAKRRRTE; encoded by the coding sequence ATGCCCCAAACCACGACCATGACCGTAAGGCTTCCCGCCCAGGTGAAGGCTCGCCTCGAAAAACTCGCCAAGTCCACGGACCGCTCCAAAGCGTACCTTGCAAGCCAAGCCATTGAAGAGTACCTAGACGTCCAGGAGTGGCAAGTCAAGGCCATTAAGGACGCCATCCGCGAAGCGGACTCGCCGAGCCCAGTGTTCTATGAACATGAGGAGGTACAGACCAAGCTCAAGAAGCTGACCGCCAAGAGGCGCAGGACGGAGTGA
- a CDS encoding conserved protein of unknown function (Evidence 4 : Homologs of previously reported genes of unknown function) translates to MKVRWLSRAADDLEYLYEYIAQDNPEAAASEAGKVLEAVKHLADYPASGRPGRVPGTRELVISRYIVAYRVKDGVVQILRVLHAARKWPESL, encoded by the coding sequence GTGAAGGTCCGTTGGCTGTCCCGCGCCGCCGACGATCTGGAGTACCTCTATGAGTATATCGCTCAGGATAACCCAGAGGCCGCTGCCAGTGAGGCGGGGAAAGTGCTGGAAGCCGTGAAGCACCTCGCAGACTATCCCGCCTCTGGACGACCCGGAAGGGTCCCGGGCACTAGAGAGCTGGTCATCTCACGGTACATCGTGGCCTACCGGGTCAAAGACGGAGTTGTCCAGATTCTCCGTGTCCTCCATGCGGCCCGCAAGTGGCCCGAGAGTCTCTAA
- a CDS encoding protein of unknown function (Evidence 5 : No homology to any previously reported sequences) codes for MPIEITSGQTVTRDYLIGLQKWLALAGAFASKPLLIYAGDSRHTRSGIELRPWRYMPTSLTPFTSSTAGRPGGYAFPMEH; via the coding sequence TTGCCTATCGAGATCACATCGGGCCAGACCGTGACCCGCGACTACCTGATCGGCCTGCAGAAATGGCTGGCCCTTGCCGGGGCCTTCGCATCGAAGCCCCTGTTGATTTACGCGGGCGACAGCAGGCATACACGCTCAGGAATCGAGCTACGACCGTGGAGGTACATGCCCACGAGCCTGACCCCTTTCACATCCTCGACTGCTGGGCGTCCCGGAGGATATGCCTTTCCTATGGAACACTGA
- a CDS encoding protein of unknown function (Evidence 5 : No homology to any previously reported sequences) has translation MLGQDVHFIARPVAPEIEIGHQSAIVSASVILGIVDSIHGLAIPEMSIVSPDTIQVSLLIENRLEDGRAGRHARKPLDDP, from the coding sequence GTGCTCGGCCAGGACGTCCACTTCATTGCCCGCCCGGTCGCGCCAGAAATAGAGATTGGGCATCAGTCCGCGATTGTATCTGCCAGCGTGATTCTGGGGATAGTTGACTCGATTCATGGGCTGGCTATCCCGGAAATGAGTATCGTGTCCCCTGATACCATCCAGGTCAGCCTTCTGATCGAGAATCGGCTGGAGGACGGCCGGGCGGGAAGGCACGCAAGGAAGCCATTAGACGATCCATGA
- a CDS encoding conserved membrane protein of unknown function (Evidence 4 : Homologs of previously reported genes of unknown function) has product MTTIVQPPGAGVQESPLFRWTVGLLRMMYGILWLQQAKWKVPPDFGMKAGDGLWYWLNQAIQYPTWSVHHAFLMNVVLPNFILFGYLTLLTEAFIGLSLTFGLFARLGGLVGLLMAINVTLSVLRVPHEWHWTYFMLIGYSVLFLSFPSGRILGLDSLLSRWLANKRGRTAQLLSWIV; this is encoded by the coding sequence ATGACTACTATAGTTCAGCCGCCTGGCGCAGGCGTTCAGGAGAGCCCACTCTTTCGCTGGACTGTTGGTCTCCTCAGGATGATGTATGGGATTCTGTGGCTCCAGCAAGCCAAGTGGAAGGTACCGCCGGATTTCGGTATGAAGGCGGGGGATGGCCTCTGGTATTGGTTGAATCAGGCGATTCAGTACCCGACCTGGAGCGTCCACCACGCATTCCTGATGAACGTCGTCCTGCCCAACTTTATCCTCTTTGGCTACCTGACCCTACTGACGGAGGCATTTATCGGCCTCAGCCTCACCTTCGGGCTCTTTGCCCGCTTGGGGGGACTGGTGGGGCTCTTGATGGCAATCAACGTGACCCTCAGCGTCCTGAGGGTGCCACACGAGTGGCACTGGACCTACTTCATGCTGATCGGCTACAGCGTGCTCTTCCTCTCCTTCCCATCCGGGCGCATCCTGGGGCTGGACAGCTTGCTTTCGCGGTGGCTCGCGAACAAGCGAGGTCGCACCGCCCAGCTTCTCTCATGGATCGTCTAA
- a CDS encoding conserved protein of unknown function (Evidence 4 : Homologs of previously reported genes of unknown function) — translation MTKEEERLQESRERKVHWKRWGPYLSERAWGTVREDYSPDGTAWDYFPHDHARSRAYRWGEDGLAGICDRHQAICFALALWNGRDPILKERLFGVTGNEGNHGEDVKEYYFYLDSTPTHSYMKYLYKYPQAEFPYGRLVDENRRRGRSAPEYELLDTGVFDEDRYFDIFVEYAKANAEDILIRISVVNRGPDRASLHLLPTLWFRNTWSWGYNELRPSLRRAKNREGHAAIELSHPNYGLRWLYCEGSPELLFTENEANSRRLYGADNGTPYVKDGINEYIIHGMKGAVNPEPVGTKVAAHYPLTIGPGEMVTVRLRLADTKVPLTSGDPLGADFEQVFSERQREADEFYASVIPQDLTPDARNVMRQAFAGLLWSKQFYYYVVAQWLTGDPAFPLPPQERLRGRNHEWTHLYNADVISMPDKWEYPWYAAWDLAFHCLPLALVDSDFAKDQLVLMLREWYMHPNGQLPAYEWAFGDVNPPVHAWAAWRVYKIEKKRRGRGNRAFLERVFSKLLLNFTWWVNRKDAEGLNVFQGGFLGLDNIGIFDRSQPLPTGGRIEQADGTSWMGMYTLNMLAIALEIARDNPTYEDVASKFLEHFVYIAHAMNTLGMWDDADGFYYDVLHLPDDRHVALKVRSMVGLIPLFAVETLDPELLNRLPSFKRRLEWFIDHRPDLIHGCACMRTPGREARRLLSIANPERLRRVLALMLDEQEFLSPYGIRAISRYHHDHPFTLTVDGVEHRIDYEPAESSTGLFGGNSNWRGPIWFPVNYLIIESLQKFHYYLGDNYTVECPTGSGRMMTLSEAATEISRRLSRIFLRGPDGRRPVYGATEKFQHDPLWRDLVLFHEYFHGDNGVGIGASHQTGWTGLVAKLMQQCGE, via the coding sequence GTGACGAAGGAAGAGGAACGACTGCAAGAATCGCGCGAACGCAAGGTCCACTGGAAGCGCTGGGGGCCTTACCTCAGTGAGCGTGCCTGGGGGACGGTGCGTGAGGATTATAGTCCAGACGGGACCGCCTGGGACTACTTTCCCCATGACCATGCCCGCTCGAGGGCCTACCGGTGGGGGGAGGACGGCCTCGCCGGCATCTGTGACCGTCACCAGGCCATCTGTTTTGCGCTGGCCCTCTGGAACGGGCGCGATCCGATCCTCAAGGAGCGACTCTTCGGCGTGACGGGAAACGAAGGCAATCATGGTGAGGACGTCAAGGAGTATTACTTCTACCTGGACTCGACCCCCACCCACTCGTATATGAAGTATCTCTACAAGTACCCTCAGGCAGAGTTCCCGTATGGCCGGCTGGTGGACGAAAACCGTCGGCGCGGGCGAAGCGCCCCGGAGTATGAACTGCTCGACACGGGCGTCTTCGATGAGGATCGCTACTTTGACATCTTTGTGGAGTACGCCAAGGCAAATGCGGAGGACATCCTCATCCGGATCAGTGTGGTCAACCGCGGGCCGGATCGCGCTTCATTGCACCTGTTGCCGACGCTCTGGTTTCGCAACACCTGGTCCTGGGGCTACAACGAACTGCGTCCAAGCCTGCGACGGGCGAAGAACCGAGAGGGTCATGCCGCCATCGAGCTGAGCCATCCCAACTATGGCCTGCGATGGCTCTACTGCGAAGGCTCGCCGGAGTTGCTCTTCACCGAAAATGAAGCGAACAGTCGAAGGCTGTACGGGGCCGACAACGGCACACCCTATGTGAAGGATGGCATCAACGAGTACATCATCCACGGTATGAAGGGGGCGGTGAACCCTGAGCCGGTAGGGACGAAAGTGGCCGCTCACTATCCTTTGACCATCGGCCCGGGAGAAATGGTCACAGTCCGATTGCGGCTTGCTGATACAAAGGTGCCACTCACCAGTGGAGATCCCTTGGGCGCTGACTTCGAACAGGTGTTCTCGGAACGCCAACGCGAAGCCGACGAGTTCTACGCCTCGGTAATTCCCCAGGATCTCACGCCGGACGCTCGAAACGTCATGCGCCAGGCGTTCGCCGGGCTCCTGTGGTCGAAGCAGTTTTACTACTACGTGGTTGCGCAGTGGCTCACGGGCGATCCGGCCTTTCCCCTGCCCCCACAAGAGCGGCTGCGCGGTCGTAACCACGAGTGGACCCACCTCTACAATGCCGACGTTATCTCGATGCCTGACAAGTGGGAGTATCCCTGGTACGCGGCCTGGGATCTCGCCTTCCACTGCCTCCCGCTGGCGCTCGTCGATTCCGACTTTGCCAAAGACCAACTGGTGCTGATGCTGCGCGAGTGGTACATGCATCCCAACGGGCAACTCCCCGCCTACGAGTGGGCCTTCGGCGACGTGAACCCTCCCGTGCACGCCTGGGCGGCCTGGCGCGTTTACAAGATCGAAAAGAAGCGCCGCGGCAGGGGGAATCGGGCATTCCTTGAGCGGGTCTTCTCCAAGTTGCTGCTCAACTTCACCTGGTGGGTCAACCGGAAGGATGCCGAAGGACTGAACGTCTTCCAGGGCGGCTTCCTGGGGCTGGATAACATCGGCATCTTTGACCGCAGCCAGCCGCTGCCCACAGGAGGACGCATCGAGCAGGCTGATGGAACGAGTTGGATGGGGATGTACACGCTGAACATGCTGGCGATCGCCCTGGAGATCGCGCGCGACAATCCGACGTATGAGGATGTGGCCAGCAAGTTTTTAGAGCACTTCGTCTACATCGCCCACGCAATGAATACCCTCGGCATGTGGGACGATGCGGACGGCTTCTACTACGACGTGCTGCACCTGCCGGACGACCGCCACGTAGCCCTGAAGGTCCGGTCGATGGTGGGCCTGATCCCGTTGTTTGCCGTCGAGACGCTGGACCCCGAACTGTTGAACCGGCTGCCCAGTTTCAAGCGGCGTCTGGAGTGGTTCATCGACCATCGTCCGGATCTTATCCACGGTTGCGCCTGCATGCGGACCCCGGGGCGAGAGGCGCGGCGACTGCTGTCCATCGCGAATCCCGAGCGACTGCGCCGGGTGCTCGCCCTGATGCTCGATGAACAGGAATTCCTCTCGCCGTACGGGATTCGCGCGATCTCGCGCTACCATCACGATCACCCGTTCACGCTCACCGTAGACGGCGTGGAGCATCGGATCGATTACGAACCGGCCGAATCGAGCACTGGGTTGTTCGGGGGCAATTCGAACTGGCGCGGGCCGATCTGGTTCCCGGTCAACTACCTGATCATCGAGTCGCTCCAGAAATTCCATTACTATCTGGGCGACAACTACACGGTGGAGTGCCCCACCGGCTCCGGCCGGATGATGACCTTATCGGAAGCGGCCACAGAAATCTCTCGCCGGCTGAGCCGTATTTTCCTGCGTGGCCCGGATGGCCGGAGGCCCGTGTATGGTGCAACGGAAAAGTTTCAGCATGATCCCCTCTGGCGCGACCTAGTGTTGTTCCATGAGTACTTCCACGGCGACAATGGCGTGGGGATCGGCGCCAGCCACCAGACCGGCTGGACCGGGCTCGTCGCCAAGCTGATGCAGCAATGCGGCGAATGA
- the msrB gene encoding peptide methionine sulfoxide reductase msrB (Evidence 2a : Function of homologous gene experimentally demonstrated in an other organism; PubMedId : 10841552, 11938352; Product type e : enzyme): MADKVIKTDQEWRKQLTEDQYYVTRKKGTERAFSGAYHNLHDKGMFECVCCGSELFSSDTKFDSGTGWPSFWAAIADEAVRTEADHSLGMRRTEVLCSRCDAHLGHLFHDGPAPTHLRYCINSAALEFKEKAS; encoded by the coding sequence ATGGCCGACAAAGTCATCAAGACTGACCAGGAGTGGCGCAAGCAGCTCACTGAAGATCAGTATTATGTGACCAGGAAGAAAGGGACGGAGAGAGCCTTTTCAGGGGCGTATCACAACCTGCACGACAAGGGAATGTTCGAGTGCGTCTGTTGTGGGAGTGAATTATTCAGTTCAGACACCAAGTTTGACTCCGGTACTGGGTGGCCGAGCTTCTGGGCCGCGATTGCGGACGAAGCCGTAAGAACCGAAGCTGATCACAGCCTTGGCATGAGGCGAACTGAGGTACTCTGCAGCAGGTGCGACGCCCACCTCGGTCACCTCTTTCATGATGGTCCGGCACCGACGCATCTCAGGTACTGCATCAATTCCGCTGCGCTGGAGTTCAAGGAGAAAGCATCGTGA
- a CDS encoding protein of unknown function (Evidence 5 : No homology to any previously reported sequences): MSGKWEAKCSEHSTLSECYDVL; this comes from the coding sequence GTGAGCGGTAAGTGGGAGGCTAAATGTTCCGAGCATTCGACCCTGAGCGAGTGCTATGACGTGCTATGA
- a CDS encoding protein of unknown function (Evidence 5 : No homology to any previously reported sequences), translating into MDVEAIKVRLKDLLQDSQGSKNLEVQNRVHQGTLGLLHVLYGRDSSRERDMCNALDRIAKSYYPGVPASVDSSINVLRGVLQAIQADVEVGMLGSLRDAVTSEVLSDLIKLARTVSDEGGEATKNVAAVLAAAAFEDSLRRLAASAGLPHQEKLADVVTALKEKDVLQGAQVGIAQSYLSFRNRALHAKWTEVDRPEVASILGFTEALLVKHFS; encoded by the coding sequence ATGGACGTAGAAGCGATCAAAGTGCGCCTAAAGGATCTGCTCCAAGACTCCCAGGGGTCCAAAAACCTTGAGGTGCAGAACAGGGTACATCAAGGAACGCTAGGTCTCCTACACGTATTGTACGGGCGTGACAGTAGTCGTGAACGCGATATGTGTAATGCACTTGATCGAATTGCGAAATCTTATTATCCAGGGGTCCCAGCCAGTGTAGATTCTTCGATAAATGTGCTTCGAGGCGTTCTTCAAGCGATTCAGGCCGATGTTGAAGTAGGGATGTTGGGAAGCCTTCGCGATGCAGTTACAAGCGAGGTCCTAAGCGACTTGATCAAGCTTGCCAGAACCGTCTCCGATGAAGGTGGCGAGGCCACCAAGAACGTTGCGGCGGTGCTTGCTGCTGCGGCGTTCGAAGACTCTCTCAGGCGTCTCGCTGCCTCGGCTGGGCTTCCACATCAAGAAAAACTGGCTGACGTAGTTACCGCTCTTAAAGAGAAGGATGTGCTGCAGGGCGCCCAGGTCGGTATTGCTCAATCGTATCTGTCGTTTCGCAATCGCGCACTCCATGCGAAGTGGACCGAGGTTGATCGCCCAGAGGTTGCCAGTATCCTCGGATTCACGGAGGCGCTGCTCGTCAAGCATTTCTCGTAA
- a CDS encoding protein of unknown function (Evidence 5 : No homology to any previously reported sequences): MEAEGGTYIISARAAPVRGGTAGANAIAYEEAQKFCGAKGGRAIVVDARERDIYQSAAGASWNAHGGGAGGGTFAAGNVTLRFRCEK, from the coding sequence ATGGAAGCTGAGGGAGGCACGTATATCATTTCTGCTAGGGCTGCGCCTGTACGTGGTGGAACCGCAGGTGCAAACGCCATCGCGTATGAGGAGGCGCAGAAGTTTTGCGGCGCCAAAGGCGGTCGAGCAATTGTAGTCGATGCAAGAGAGCGAGATATATACCAAAGCGCGGCTGGAGCATCGTGGAACGCTCACGGTGGTGGCGCCGGTGGCGGAACCTTCGCGGCTGGCAATGTAACCCTCCGATTTAGGTGCGAAAAGTAA
- a CDS encoding protein of unknown function (Evidence 5 : No homology to any previously reported sequences) yields MQESEIYTKARLEHRGTLTVVAPVAEPSRLAM; encoded by the coding sequence ATGCAAGAGAGCGAGATATATACCAAAGCGCGGCTGGAGCATCGTGGAACGCTCACGGTGGTGGCGCCGGTGGCGGAACCTTCGCGGCTGGCAATGTAA
- a CDS encoding protein of unknown function (Evidence 5 : No homology to any previously reported sequences), with product MAANMLVCITPAKPPHDLRDFPAVSQPCQRNFNMAHRDTGRPDGRHNPNGADHAGLRKTLTPFSRIARRVKYAVGGHRALNMLVEHRVGKARLQRVVSRSRPATTLGGIER from the coding sequence TTGGCTGCGAACATGCTGGTCTGTATAACACCAGCCAAGCCCCCTCACGATTTACGGGATTTTCCTGCTGTTTCGCAGCCTTGTCAACGGAATTTCAACATGGCCCATAGGGACACAGGCCGCCCCGATGGTCGGCATAATCCTAATGGGGCCGACCACGCCGGCTTACGGAAGACGCTGACGCCATTTAGCAGGATTGCGAGACGTGTGAAATACGCCGTGGGCGGTCACCGCGCCCTTAACATGCTCGTAGAACACCGCGTAGGGAAGGCGAGGCTCCAGCGAGTGGTCAGCCGGAGCCGACCGGCGACGACATTAGGCGGCATTGAGCGCTGA